ACGGATATTGCGTTTGCCATCGGTCTCATGGCGCTCGCAGCCCCGAACATCCGTGGTGCGCTGCTGGCGTTCCTGACGGCCGTGGCGGTGCTGGACGATCTGGGCGCGATCATCGTGATCGCGCTGTTCTACACCGATCAGTTGAGCAAGACCATGCTGGGTTTTGCCGCCGTGGGGGTGGGTGCGTTGTTCATCCTCTCCAGCCTGCGGGTGCAGCGCATCTGGCCTTATGTGGCGGTGGCCCTGTTTCTTTGGGTCTGCGTGCTCAAGTCGGGTGTGCACGCCACGCTCGCGGGCGTGGTGGTGGGCCTGTTCCTGCCGGCGGCGCAGGATGGCAACAGCCCGGCGGAGAAACTGGACCATGCCCTCAAACCCTGGGTGAGCTGGCTGATCCTGCCGCTGTTCGGGGTGGTGAACGCGGGGGTGTCGCTGGCGGGCTTTTCATGGGCCGCCCTGGCCCAGCCGGTGACCCTGGGCGTGGCGGGGGGGCTGCTGCTGGGTAAACCTTTCGGCATTCTGGCGGGTACCTGGGTCGCGAGCCGGCTTGGCGGTGGCTTGCCCGATGGGCTGCGCCTGCGCGACTATGTGCCGGTGGCGTGCTTCTGCGGCATTGGATTCACCATGGCGTTGTTCATTTCCACGCTGGCCTACCCGCCGGGCAGCGATCCAGGCGATGCGGCCAAGCTCGGCGTTTTGCTGGGAACCGTTTGCGCCTTTGCGTTGGGGGCTCTGGTGGCCCGCTGGGACGGGTCAGGCCGCTCGCCTGCAAGCGCCTGACCGGGGCATTCATTCACCCGATTGGCTCGGGTACGGGTGTCTTGGCCCGGGTATTCGCGGCGCGTCGGGCCGAGGTTCTTTCCCCCGCTTTGATCGGAAAACCGAGCCCGCTCAGGAAGGTGTCGACCACCTGCCGGCCACTGCGCCGCAGGTCAAATGCCTTGGGGTCGAGCAGCCAGTTCTGGATCAGGCCGTCGATCATCACGTGCAGACCGAGCGCCGCGCTCTGCACGGGGATGGCGAGGGTCAGCCCCTGCTGGTTCGCCGCCGACTGCAACACCTCGGCGGTCTGCCGCATGCAGTCGTTGCGGCCCTGCAGGTGGCGTGCGCGCACCGCGTGCATTTCGTCGTGGTATTCCACCTGCAGGGTGGCGATTTCGAAAACGCGGCGCGTGCGCTCGTCGGTGGCGGTCTTGTGCAGGGCGTGCGCGATGGCATCGCGCAGGGCTTGCAGTGGGTCCTCCAGGTCCGAGGGTTTTTTCCCTGTCCCATTCAGGGTTTCTTCCAGTGGCAAAACCACGCGTTCCATCATCGCGTTGAATAGATCGGCCTTGTCCCTGAAGTGCCAGTAGATGGCGCCGCGGGTGGTGCCGGCGGCCACGGCGATGTCGTTGAGCGAGGTGCGCGAGACCCCGCGCTTCTGAAACAGGTGCTCGGCCGCGTCGAGCAGGCTGTGGCGGGTGGCCTCGGCGTCGGCCTTGGTGCGTCGAACCATGTGATGTCTCCAGTCGATTGACCTTATGGAAATGTGGGGGCTTGTTGGGTTGGGACTATACATACATTCACGAATGTATGTATAGTTCGACCCCTTGCCCTCGTTGGTCATCGCTCGCGACGGTCATGTCAGCCGCTTCTCAGGCGGCTTCCCCGATTTCATTGCCCTAAGGATTCCCATGCCTGCTCAGAGTCCCCAGTCTTCCGTTTCGTTCAACCCCCCGCTGGCGACATCCGGTCGCGCCGTGCAGTGGGCCCGCCGCCTGTCGGTGATCTCCGCCGCTGTGTTGCTGGTGGCCTGCGGCAAAGGGGAGGCGCCGGCCGCCGCAGCGCCAGGCGGCGGCATGCCCGCGCCCGAGGTGGGCGTGGTCAAGGTCGCACCGGGCGATGTGGGCCTGTTGACCGAGTTGCCGGGCCGGCTGGAGGCCTCGCGCGTGGCCCAGGTGCGGGCACGGGCGGCGGGCATCCTGCAGCAGCGGCTGTTCCGCGAAGGCAGCGATGTGAAGGCCGGTCAGGCGCTGTTCCGCATCGACCCGGCACCGTACGCCGCCGCCCAGCAGAGTGCGCAGGCCAGTCTGGCCCGGGCCCAGGCCAACCAGGCCCAGGCCACGGCGCTGGCCGAACGCTACAAGCCGTTGGTGGCGGAGAACGCGATCAGCCAGCAGGAGTACGCCAACGCGGTGGCGGCCCAGAAAGCCGCCGAGGCCGACGTGGCGGTGGCCAAGGCGGCGGTGCAGACCGCCAGCATCAACCTGAACTACGCGAACGTGACGGCGCCGATCTCGGGCCGCATCGGCCGCGCGCTGGTGACCGAGGGTGCGCTGGTGGGGCAGGGCGAGGTGACCCAGCTGGCCGTGATCCAGCAGGTGGACCCGATGTATGTGAACTTCACCCAGTCGGCGGCGGAGACCATGAAGCTGCAGCGTGCGCTGGAGAGTGGCCAGCTCAAGGGCGCGGGCGTCGGCGCGGCCAGCGTGCGTGTGGTGCTGGAAGACGGCAGCGAATACCCCAAGGCGGGACGCCTGCTGTTCTCCGATCTGTCGGTGGACCCCACCACCGGCCAGGTCACGCTGCGTGCCGAAGTGCCCAACCCCGGCGGCGCGCTGCTGCCGGGCCTGTACGTGCGGGTGCGCCTGGAGCAGGCGACCGCGCGCGATGCCATCGCGCTGCCGCAGCAGGCGGTGACGCGCTCGGCCCAGGGCGACTCGGTGTCGGTGGTGGCCGCTGACGGCAAGATCGAGCAACGCACGGTGAAGATCGGTGGCCAGCAAGCGGGGCAGTGGGTGGTGCTGGACGGGCTGAAGGCCGGTGAGCAGGTGATGGTGGACGGCTTCCAGAAGCTGCAGATGATGCCGCCGGGCACACCGGTCAAGGCTGTTCCCTGGCAGGCGCCGGGCACCGCACCCGCCGCAGCCGCGCCCGCCGCTGCCCCTGCAGAAGCTCCGGCCAAAGCTCCGGCTGCGTCGAAGTAAGGAGCGCCGGCATGGCAAGATTTTTCATCGACCGGCCCATCTTTGCGTGGGTGATCGCGCTCTTCATCATGGTGATGGGCGCGGTGTCCATCACCCAGCTGCCGATCGCGCAGTACCCACCGGTGGCGCCTCCGTCCATCGTCATCAACGCCACCTACCCCGGTGCTTCGGCCCAGACGCTGGAAGACAGCGTGCTGTCGGTCATCGAGCAGGAAATGAACGGCTCGCCCGGCCTGATCTACATGGAAGCCGTGGCCCAGGCCAACGGCACCGGCAGCATCACGCTGAGCTTCGAGCCCGGCACCAACGCCGACCTGGCGCAGGTGGACGTGCAGAACCGCCTCTCGCGGGCCACGCCGCGCCTGCCCTCGGCGGTGACGCAGCAGGGTGTGCGCGTGGACAAGTCGCGCAACAACTTCCTGCTGTTCACGATCCTCTCCAGCGACGACCCGGCCTGGGACCCGGTGGCCCTGGGCGACTACGCCTCGCGCAGCATCGTGCCCGAGCTGCAGCGCCTGCCCGGCGTGGGCCAGGCCCAGCTGTTCGGCACCGAGCGCGCCATGCGGGTCTGGATCGATCCGGCCAAGCTGCTGGGCTTCAACCTGAGCGCGGCCGACGTGACCAACGCCATCCGCGCCCAGAACGCTCAGGTCTCGGCCGGTGAAATCGGCGCGCTGCCCAACGTGGCGGGCCAAAGCATCGCCGCCACCGTGGTGGTCAACGGCCAGCTCGCCAGCGTGGAGCAGTTCGGCAACATCGTGCTGCGCGCCAGCGCCGACGGCGCCAGCGTGCGCCTGAAAGACGTGGCCCGCATCGAGCTCGGCGCCCAGGCCTACGCCACCTCGGCGCGCCTGAACGGCAAGCCGTCCACCGGCATCGGCGTGCAGCTCTCGCCCAGCGGCAATGCGCTGGCCACGGCCGAGGCGGTGCGCGCGAAGATGACCGAGCTGGAGCGCTTTTTCCCCAAGGGCATGTCCTGGGCCATTCCCTACGACAGCTCCAAGTTCGTGAAGATCTCCATCCAGGAAGTGGCCAAGACCCTGGCCGAGGCGGTCGCGCTGGTGTTCCTGGTGATGTTCCTGTTCCTGCAGAACTGGCGCTACACGCTGATCCCGACGCTGGTGGTGCCGGTGGCGCTGCTGGGCACCTTCGCCGGCCTGCTGGCGATGGGCTTCTCCATCAACGTGCTGACCATGTTCGGCATGGTGCTGGTGATCGGTATCGTGGTGGACGACGCCATCGTGGTGGTGGAGAACGTCGAGCGCATCATGAGCGAAGAGGGGCTGCCGCCGCTGCAGGCCACGCGCAAGGCCATGGGCCAGATCTCGGGCGCCATCATCGGCGTGACCGTGGTGCTGATCTCCGTGTTCGTGCCACTGGCCTTCTTCAGCGGCTCCGTGGGCAACATCTACCGCCAGTTCGCGGCGGTGATGGGCATGTCCATCGGCTTCTCGGCCTTCATGGCCTTGTCGCTCACGCCAGCGCTCTGTGCCACGCTGCTCAAGCAGGTTGAGGCGGGCCATGCGCACGCCAAGACCGGCTTCTTCGGCTGGTTCAACCGCGGTTTCTCGCGCACCGCCAAAGGCTACGAAGGTGGCGTGGCCAAGCTGCTGCCGCGCGCCGGCCGCACGCTGGTGATCTATGTGGCCATCGTCGCCGCCGCCGCGGTGGTCTACCTGCGTCTGCCGACCTCGTTCCTGCCCAACGAAGACCAGGGCAACCTGCTGGTGAACGTGCAACTGCCGCCGGGCGCCACGCAGGCGCGCACGCTGGAGGTGATGAAGCAGGTGGAAGGCTTCATGCTCCAGCAGCCCGAGGTGCAGAGCATGGTCGGTGTGCTGGGCTTCAGCTTCTCGGGCCAGGGCCAGAACGCCGCACTTGCTTTCGTCACGCTCAAGGACTGGTCCGAACGCTCCGGCGAAGGCAGCTCGGCCCAGGCCGTGGCCGGCCGCGCCTTCGGAGCGCTCTCGGGCATCCGCGACGCGTTCATCTTCCCGCTGAGCCCGCCGCCCATTCCCGAGCTCGGCGCCTCGTCCGGCTTCAGCTTCCGGCTGCAGGACCGCGCGGGTCGGGGCCACGACGCGCTGCTGGC
This Hydrogenophaga taeniospiralis DNA region includes the following protein-coding sequences:
- a CDS encoding efflux RND transporter periplasmic adaptor subunit, translating into MPAQSPQSSVSFNPPLATSGRAVQWARRLSVISAAVLLVACGKGEAPAAAAPGGGMPAPEVGVVKVAPGDVGLLTELPGRLEASRVAQVRARAAGILQQRLFREGSDVKAGQALFRIDPAPYAAAQQSAQASLARAQANQAQATALAERYKPLVAENAISQQEYANAVAAQKAAEADVAVAKAAVQTASINLNYANVTAPISGRIGRALVTEGALVGQGEVTQLAVIQQVDPMYVNFTQSAAETMKLQRALESGQLKGAGVGAASVRVVLEDGSEYPKAGRLLFSDLSVDPTTGQVTLRAEVPNPGGALLPGLYVRVRLEQATARDAIALPQQAVTRSAQGDSVSVVAADGKIEQRTVKIGGQQAGQWVVLDGLKAGEQVMVDGFQKLQMMPPGTPVKAVPWQAPGTAPAAAAPAAAPAEAPAKAPAASK
- the nhaA gene encoding Na+/H+ antiporter NhaA, encoding MNTAQRDGLLLAGSAVVGMALMNSPMSDGMQQLLALPFQVGVGGYVLAKPLELWINDFLMAIFFLLVGVEIKHEWLHGALATPQARILPFGAAVGGMAVPALIFVLFNWNQPPNLAGWAIPAATDIAFAIGLMALAAPNIRGALLAFLTAVAVLDDLGAIIVIALFYTDQLSKTMLGFAAVGVGALFILSSLRVQRIWPYVAVALFLWVCVLKSGVHATLAGVVVGLFLPAAQDGNSPAEKLDHALKPWVSWLILPLFGVVNAGVSLAGFSWAALAQPVTLGVAGGLLLGKPFGILAGTWVASRLGGGLPDGLRLRDYVPVACFCGIGFTMALFISTLAYPPGSDPGDAAKLGVLLGTVCAFALGALVARWDGSGRSPASA
- a CDS encoding efflux RND transporter permease subunit produces the protein MARFFIDRPIFAWVIALFIMVMGAVSITQLPIAQYPPVAPPSIVINATYPGASAQTLEDSVLSVIEQEMNGSPGLIYMEAVAQANGTGSITLSFEPGTNADLAQVDVQNRLSRATPRLPSAVTQQGVRVDKSRNNFLLFTILSSDDPAWDPVALGDYASRSIVPELQRLPGVGQAQLFGTERAMRVWIDPAKLLGFNLSAADVTNAIRAQNAQVSAGEIGALPNVAGQSIAATVVVNGQLASVEQFGNIVLRASADGASVRLKDVARIELGAQAYATSARLNGKPSTGIGVQLSPSGNALATAEAVRAKMTELERFFPKGMSWAIPYDSSKFVKISIQEVAKTLAEAVALVFLVMFLFLQNWRYTLIPTLVVPVALLGTFAGLLAMGFSINVLTMFGMVLVIGIVVDDAIVVVENVERIMSEEGLPPLQATRKAMGQISGAIIGVTVVLISVFVPLAFFSGSVGNIYRQFAAVMGMSIGFSAFMALSLTPALCATLLKQVEAGHAHAKTGFFGWFNRGFSRTAKGYEGGVAKLLPRAGRTLVIYVAIVAAAAVVYLRLPTSFLPNEDQGNLLVNVQLPPGATQARTLEVMKQVEGFMLQQPEVQSMVGVLGFSFSGQGQNAALAFVTLKDWSERSGEGSSAQAVAGRAFGALSGIRDAFIFPLSPPPIPELGASSGFSFRLQDRAGRGHDALLAARNQMLGMASQSKLLTQVRPDGLEDAPQLQIDIDRDKANAQGVGFDAINSAIGTALGSSYVNDFPNAGRLQRVVVQADALARMQPEDLLRINVLNSKAQAVPLSAFATTRWVTGPMQTVRYNGYPSMRISGSAAPGVSTGQAMAEMEALAAKLPQGFGFEWTGQSREEKLAGSQALILYGFAVLAVFLCLAALYESWSIPLSVVLVVPLGVLGVLLATLLRGYSNDVYFQVGLITIIGLSAKNAILIIEFAKDLQAQGKGVIEAALAAAHLRFRPIIMTSLAFTLGVLPLALSGGAGSASQRAIGTGVIGGMLTGTVLAVVFVPIFFVVVRSLFKGSDRQHRREAEEAEHHGVH
- a CDS encoding TetR family transcriptional regulator, whose amino-acid sequence is MVRRTKADAEATRHSLLDAAEHLFQKRGVSRTSLNDIAVAAGTTRGAIYWHFRDKADLFNAMMERVVLPLEETLNGTGKKPSDLEDPLQALRDAIAHALHKTATDERTRRVFEIATLQVEYHDEMHAVRARHLQGRNDCMRQTAEVLQSAANQQGLTLAIPVQSAALGLHVMIDGLIQNWLLDPKAFDLRRSGRQVVDTFLSGLGFPIKAGERTSARRAANTRAKTPVPEPIG